A segment of the Aridibaculum aurantiacum genome:
GTTAAGCTCTTACGGATTTGATGGCGATAATACTCCAATCATCCAAGGTTCTGCTACTGGCGCTCTTGCTGGTGAAGAAAAGTGGGTTGCGAAGATCTCTGAATTGATGGATGCAGTTGATAGCTACATTCCTCTTCCTCCTCGTCCGGTTGATATGCCATTCCTTATGTCAGTAGAGGACGTATTCTCTATTACTGGTCGTGGTACTGTTGCTACTGGTCGTATCGAAAGAGGTCGTATCAAAGTTGGTGAGCCTGTTGAAATCGTAGGTTTGATGGATGCTCCATTGACTTCTACTATCACTGGTGTTGAAATGTTCAAGAAACTTCTTGACCAAGGTGAAGCTGGTGACAACGCAGGTATGCTATTGCGTGGTATTGAGAAAACTCAAATCCGTCGTGGTATGGTTATCTGTAAGCCAGGTTCTATCACTCCGCACACTGAATTCAAAGGTGAGGTTTACGTACTTAGCAAAGAAGAAGGTGGACGTCACACTCCATTCTTCAACAAGTACCGTCCTCAGTTCTACTTCCGTACTACTGACGTAACTGGTGAGTGTGTACTTCCTGAAGGAACTGAAATGGTTATGCCTGGTGATAACACTTCATTGACTGTTAAACTTATCCAGCCGATCGCGATGGAGAAAGGTTTGAAATTCGCTATCCGTGAAGGTGGTCGTACAGTAGGTGCTGGTCAGGTAACTGAAATCCTGAAGTAATCAATTAGTACTCAGTACAAAACATAGCTAAAAAGTGCTCGTTCATCGTAACGAGCACTTTTTAGCACTTTTAAAAGTTCTTTTATAGTAGGATGTACAGGGTAACTCCTTACCTTAGTATTTCATACTGATTTTACGGGCATAGTTCAATGGTAGAATAGAGGTCTCCAAAACCTTTGATCAGGGTTCGAATCCTTGTGCCCGTGCAGAGAAATGTTTGAGGTTTGAGGTTTCTAGTTTAAAGTTGAAGACTTTAGGCTAAACCTTAAAACTTGAACCTAAAACTTTAAACCTATAATGAACAAGATCTCAAATTACTTTAGAGAGAGTTACCTGGAGCTGACGGAGAAAGTAACATGGCCTAGTTGGCTGCAGTTACAGCAATCAACTATCATTGTTCTGGTTGCTACCATCATTATCACGGCTTTGGTGTGGGTAATGGACTTTGCTTCACAAAATTTATTGAAGCTTATTTATTCTTTGTTTTAACTAATGGAAGATACTAATAACATAGAACAAGCTACTGCTAATACGCAGGAACAAAATGAACCACTGGATCTTACCAAGTGGTATGTTTTGCGTGTAGTAAGTGGTAAAGAACGGAAGGTAAAGGAGCACCTTGATAAGGAAGTGAACCGTAGCGGCTGGAGCGAAACCATCAAGCAGGTTTTCTTACCAATGGAAAAGGTGTACAAGGTGCAGAATGGTAAGAAGGTAATGCGTGAGAAGAACTATTATCCTGGTTATGTATTACTTGAAGTAAGTGATGGCAAACTAAACGATGATATGGTGCAGCACATCAGCAACATCAGCAATGTAATGCACTTCTTAACGGATGGTAAAGGTTCTAAGGGCAACATCATTTCGCTTCGTAAAAGTGAGGTGAACAAGATGTTGGGTAAGGTAGATGAAATGAGTGATCAAGGTATCACCATGAATGAACCTTTTATTGTTGGTGAAACTATCAAGATCATTGAAGGACCGTTCAACGACTTTAATGGTGTGATAGAAGAAGTGAACGATGAAAAGAAGAAACTGAAGGTTACTGTAAAGATCTTCGGACGTTCAACACCTGTAGAATTGAACTATATGCAGGTAGAAAAACTAGGATAAATAATATTTTCTATATCTTAAGCCGCAGCAAACAACTGCGGCTTTATTTTTACTTCAAAATTCAAAAACATGAAAAAAATCCTTTCCCTCGCTATTGCTTTGGTAACCGTTTCTGTTGTTATGGCGCAGCCGCCTAATGTTCCTGCTGATAAAGGTGCAAAGTTCGGTGCTGATATTACTGCCGAAAAAGCTGTACCGGTAGCTGATATGGTTAAAAGTTTAAAAGGTAAAGAAGGGGAGAAGGTGCAAGTGAAGGTACAAGGAGAAGTAGTTCAGGTATGTGAAGCTGAAGGTTGTTGGTTAAGAATGAAGAATGGAGACGGTACCATCATGGTGCGTATGAAAGATCATAAGTTTTTTGTCCCTACCGTAATGAATGGTAAAACAATAGTAGTGGCTGGTGAAGCGCAGCTGAAAGAAACAAGCGTTGCTCAATTGAGACATTATGCTGAGGACGCTGGGAAAAGCAAAGAAGAGATAGAAAAAATAAAAGAGCCGAAGAAAGAAGTGGTACTACAGGCAGATGGTATAGTAGTACTATAATCAACTATAAAGAGATTGAAAGGTGGCAAAAGGCCACCTTTTTTGTTTTGGCGCAATTCGTTTTCTATTTCAAAATTTGGGTTGGGACTACTTTGCTTGTTCAGCGTCTATATCCACTTGTGCGTATACATCTTCAAGCTGCAGGTCTAACTGTATTGCGCTAATATAAAGTTTTGCTTCTCTTCCTTTTGCTGTTGTAAGTATCCAGCTTTCACCACTTTTCGTGTATACTTCTGCCTGGTACTCCATACTGCTGATGAGCACATAGTTTTGGAGTGATGGGATACTGCGGTAGAGTTTGAACTTAGTGCCACGGTCATAATCTTCAGTGGAAGGGGAGAGAACTTCAATAAGTACGGTGGGATTAGTAAGTGTATCTAAAGTATCATCTGTAAATTTTCTTTCGCCACAAGCAATGGAAATATCCGGATAGGTGTAAAGTCCGTTTTGCGGGTTGTATACACGTAAGTCGCTTGGGTAAATCTTACATGACTTCCCACGCAGAGTGGGATGAAGAGATGCTATGGTGTTGGCGACAATACTGTTGTGGCTTTCTGACGCGCCTGCCATGGCAAACACTTCACCATTAAAGTATTCGCTTTTATGCTCTGCCAGGCGTTCTTGCTCCAGGTAGTCCTGCTCGCTGATGTATTGTTTTGGAATGGCTGACATTTGTGACGTTTCAGCAAATTTACCAACTAAGGAGGAGAAAGCTGCTGATAAGAGAAAATGCAGATGAACGGAGCGTCGCAACCACTGCTTCATCAAGGTTGTGCCGTTGGTTACCACTACCTTTAGATTACTTTTACATTTTTAATTTTTTCCAAAGGTCATCACCCCTTACCTTTGCCGTCCCAAAAAAGTTCTTTCGATAGAAATAGTGAATTGGGAGTTTAGCTGTATTGGCTGAACGTTATCACCAAAAAAAGAAAACATGGCAAAAGAAATTACAGGCTACGTTAAGTTGCAATGTAAAGGTGGCCAGGCAAACCCTGCACCTCCAATTGGACCAGCCCTTGGTTCAAAAGGTCTAAACATCATGGAGTTCTGCAAGCAGTTCAATGCTAGAACTCAAGATAAAATGGGAAAAGTACTTCCTGTTTTGATCACCGTTTATGGCGACAAGTCTTTCGACTTCGTTATCAAAACTCCTCCTGCAGCTGTTCAGTTGATGGAAGCAGCAAAAATTCAAAGTGGTTCCAAAGAGCCTAACCGTAGTAAGGTTGGTAAAGTAACATGGGAGCAGGTAGATGCTATCGCTACTGATAAGATGGCTGACCTGAACTGTTTTACTAAGGAAAGCGCCATGCGTATGGTTGCCGGTACTGCTCGTAGCATGGGTCTTACTGTTGACGGTAAAGCTCCATGGGAAAATTAATTGATCATTCTTCTGTAAAGGAGAAACAAAACATCATTAAAAATGGCAATCACTAAGAAAAGAAAAGCTGTAGCAGCTAAGGTTGATAAAAATAAAGTTTACACACTTAAAGACGCAGCGTCTTTGGTGAAAGAAGTAAACTGCACAAAGTTTGACAGCTCTGTGGATGTACACGTTCGTTTGGGTGTAGATCCTAAGAAAGCTGACCAACAAGTGCGTGGTACGGTAACGCTTCCTCACGGAACTGGTAAAACAAAACGCGTATTGGTTCTTTGCACACCTGATAAAGAGGCTGCTGCAAGAGAAGCTGGTGCTGATTACGTAGGATTAGATGAATTCATTTCAAAAATCGACGGTGGATGGACTGATGTAGACGTTATTATCGCTACTCCGTCTGTAATGCCTAAGATCGGTCGTTTAGGTAAAGTGTTAGGTCCTCGTAACCTGATGCCAAACCCTAAAACAGGTACTGTTACTAACGATGTAGCCGGTGCTGTAAATGAAGTTAAGGGTGGTAAGATCGCATTCAAAGTTGATAAAGCTGGTATTATCCATGCTTCTATCGGCCGCGTATCTTTTGCTCCTGAAAAACTTGCTGAAAACGCTACTGAATTCGTTCAGGCAATCATAAAACTTAAACCATCTGCAGCTAAAGGTACTTACCTGAAAGGCTTAAGCATGGCTAGCACCATGAGCCCTGGTATCACTGTAGACACAAAATCATTCATCTAAGCCGGTCACGGTTTTAAACAAGCGTTATGACAAAGACTGAAAAAAATGAAGTGATTGAGCTTTTGAAAGAAAAGTTTAATCAATACAATAACTTCTACGTAACTGATACTGAATCTTTGACTGTTGCACAGGTTGGTAATCTTCGCCGTGCATGTTTTAGCAAAGACGTAGAAATGCAGGTGGCAAAGAATACTCTTATCCGCAAAGCACTAGAAGGTTTGGATGCTGAGAAATATGCTGGCGTTTATGATAGCCTTCATAAAGTAACTGCCCTGTTGTTTTCTGAAAATCCTAAAGAGCCGGCTCTTATCATCAGCTCTTTCCGCAAAGACAACAACAACCCAAAGCCTGTTCTGAAAGCTGCTTTCATCAATGGCGATGTGTACAGCGGTGACGAGAACCTGGTAACTCTAACTAAGATCAAGACTAAGAACGAATTGATCGGTGAGGTTATCGGATTGTTGCAATCACCTGCTAAGCGTGTATTGGCTGCTTTGTTGCACCACCACGAGCAAAAAGCTGAAGGTGCAACTACAGAAGCTCCTGCAACAGATGCAGCTGCTCCTGAAGCAAGTGCTCCTGAAGCACCAGCGGCTGAATAAATCTAAAGATTGAAGATGTGGCAAATGCCACGACTTCAAAATCAATTAAGATCTGATGGAAAGAGAGGTCTGATCCTTTTCAAATGCTCGCATTTCCAAATCAATAAAGAATATTTTTTTAATCATCCTCCGGAGCACTAAGCCGTGAAGGGGGGAAAAATTCAAACAAATGGCTGACGTAAAACAACTAGCTGAATCATTAGTAAGCTTAACAGTAAAGGAAGTACAAGAACTTGCTGATTTCCTTAAATCTGAGTACGGAATTGAACCAGCTGCTGCTGCAGTTGTAGTTTCTGGCGATGGTGGTGGCGGTGCTGCTGCTGTTGAAGAGAAAACTTCTTTCGACGTTATTTTGGTAAGCGCTGGTGCTTCTAAATTGAACGTTGTTAAGATCGTTAAAGATCTTTCTGGTCTTGGTCTGAAAGAAGCAAAAGACCTTGTTGATAGCGCTCCTAAGCCAATCAAAGAAGGTGTAGCTAAAGCAGAAGCTGAAGAAATTGCAGCTAAATTGAAAGATGCTGGTGCTGAAGTAGAAGTTAAGTAATTAGCTTTTCATAGTAAATATTAGAGGCTGTCTCCCAAGGAGCAGCCTCTTTTTATTATCACTCGTTACGGACTCTTAAGTGTAGGTGGTGACCAGCAGTTGAATAAATAGCAATAGTTGTTGCGACGCTCCTTTCAACAGGAGAGCATGAAGGAACTGTTGTTTCAATTTCTTTAGCGCATGACAGTTCATACACAACAAGAATTAGAAACCAAACACAAGAACATGTTTATAAACGATTTGTTTCTATATCACTTCCCAAACCTTCCCGTACTTCATTATTGATCAATGGTTTTGCCACTTCACCTTTTCTTCTCACTTTAGCATTCAAACGTTTAAACCTTTTATGAATAAAACTAACCTCGTTTTAGCTGCTGTGCTTTCTTTCCTGGCAGCTTGTAATTCCAACTCTACTGCTAAAGTTAAAGGCGCTACCTATTTCGATGTTGCTGGTATGGATACCACCGTTAAACCCGGAGACAATTTTTTTCAGTTTGCAAATGGCGGTTGGGTTAAAGCCACCACCATACCCGATGATCAAAGTGGATGGGGCAGCTTCTATACCTTGTATACCGAAAACCAGCAAAAGCTAAAAGCTATATTGGAAGAAGCTGCTAATAATAAAAATGCAGCAAAAGGAAGCCTGGAGCAAAAGGTAGGAGACTTTTATGCAAGCGGTATGGATACCGCAGCATTAGAACAAAAAGGTGCTCAGCCACTAATGCCGGTTCTGCAGAAAATAGATGCTGTAAAAACTTACCAGGAGCTGGTAGCGCTGAATATGGAGCTTGATAAAACGAATGATGGCTCACTCATTGGTTATTATGTAGGTGCAGATGAAAAGAATAGCACCATCAATATTCTGAACCTCTATCAAACAGGTCTTACGCTTCCTGAGAAGGAATACTATACTCGCAAGGACTCCACTACAACCATGCAACGGCAAAAGATGGTAGAGTATGCTACCAAACTTTACATGCTTACAGGTGCAGACAGTACCACTGCTGCTAAACAGGCTGCAGATGTATTGAAGCTGGAAACTGAGATAGCTAAAAGTCACCTGTTGCCCACCGAATTACGCGACCCCGTGAAGAACTACAACAAGATGACAATAGCTGAATTGGAGAAGCTTTCTCCAAAAGTGGGCTGGAGCAACGTGTTCAGTACACTAGGGTTAAAGGTTGATAGTTTGAATGTAGGACAGCCTAAATATTATGCTGCACTCAGTACACTACTTGCTACTCAACCTATAGAAGCATGGAAAAGCAAGATGAAGTTTGACTACATAAGCGGCAACACCGACGCGTTGAGCAAAGCTTTCCGCGATGCTTCCTTTGAATTCGGTAAAACATTCAGTGGGCAGAAAGTTCAGAAGGAGCGTTGGAAAACAATAGTGGATTTAAGTGATAACGGCTTAAAGGATCTGCTAAGCCAGCTTTATGTAAAGAAACATTTCACTCCTGAAGCCAAGCAGCGGATGGATGAACTGGTAAATAATCTCCAGGAAGCTTTCAAGAACCGTCTGAACAAGCTCGACTGGATGAGCGACTCTACCCGCCAGAAAGCTTTGGCAAAGCTCAATACCATTATGAAAAAGATCGGTTATCCTGACAAATGGAAAAGCTATGATGATGTGAAAATAAGCCGCAACAACTTCTTCGAAAATAACCAGGCTATTGGCCGACATGATTTTAAAGAGAACATAGAAAAGATTGGAAAGCCAGTTGATAAGAGTGAGTGGGGGATGACTCCAGCTACAGTAAATGCTTATTACAATCCAACGTTCAATGAGATCGTTTTTCCGGCAGGCATTCTTCAATGGCCGTTTTTTGATGCGGGCGCTGATGATGCCATCAACTACGGCGGCATCGGAATGGTGATAGGCCACGAGATCACACACGGGTTTGATGACCAGGGACGCCAGTATGATGCTGAAGGAAACCTGAAGGATTGGTGGACTTCTGGCGATGCGAATAAGTTCAATACAAAAGCTGAAATGGTAATTAAGGAATATGATAACTACACCATTTTCGACAGTGTGCATTTGAATGGCAAACTGACGCTAGGTGAGAACCTTGCTGATATTGGTGGTCTTGCCATTGCCTATGATGCATTTAAAATGACTGAACAAGGTAAAAGCAACGAGAAGATTGATGGTTTTACGCCTGATCAGCGTTTCTTTTTGGGCTTTGCACAGGTATGGCGGATAATGAACCGCGATGAGACCATGCGTGTTCGTGTTACAACCGATCCGCATTCTCCAGAGTTATACCGGGTAAATGGACCGCTTTCTAACTTTGAACCTTTTTATTCGGCATTCAATGTAAAGCCGGGAGATAAGATGTACAAACCAGCCGAACAACGGGCTAAAATCTGGTAAGATGCAAATATTAAACAGCCGGTTTTGCCGGCTGTTTTCAATTAAAAATTCTGGTAGCCCTTTACAGTTTGCATAAATACACCCTATCTTGCAGCTACAATTCAATAACACCTGACTGGTTTATTCATCTTCTACGGGTTTAACTTTACTTTTCCACAATAATCGTTGTGGTACAAAAATTGTTTTTTGCCATTTCTCGGCAAACCTTACCTTTGCATTCCTTTTATTTTAGGCAAATTAGCAATAGCATATTCAGAGATGGCCATTTTATCTGTTGTGCTGCAAATAGATCATTGCTTTTTTAGTAGTGAGTTGCCTGAGCCATAAAGTCTAAAACCGGTTAAATATTAATATGTCTTCAACTAAAGTTCAGAACAGGGTTAGTTTCGGGAAGATCAAAAACTTATCTGAAACACCTGACCTACTCGACATTCAGTTACAATCATTCCAAGACTTTTTCCAATTAGAAACAACGCCTGATAAGCGTAACGTTGAGGGTTTATTCCGTGTGTTCAAGGAGAACTTCCCGATCACCGATACCCGCAACATTTTCGTATTGGAATTCCTGGATTATTTCATTGATCCGCCCCGTTACTCTATTGATGAGTGTATGGAGCGTGGTTTAACCTATGCTGTTCCTCTGAAAGCCAAACTTCGTTTGAGCTGTAATGACGAGGAACACGTTGATTTCCAGACCATCGTTCAAGATGTGTTCTTAGGAAATATCCCTTACATGACACCACGCGGAACTTTCGTTGTAAATGGTGCTGAAAGGGTAGTAGTAAGCCAGTTACACCGTTCACCAGGTGTATTCTTTGGTCAGTCTATCCATCCAAACGGAACCAAGATCTACTCTGCAAGGGTAATTCCTTTCAAAGGTGCGTGGATGGAATTTGCTACCGACATCAACAACGTGATGTATGCTTACATCGACCGTAAGAAAAAGTTTCCTGTAACTACCTTACTTCGTTCAATCGGTTTTGAAACAGATAAGGATATCCTGGAGCTTTTCGGCATGGCTGATGAAGTAAAGGCTGAAAAGAAGACCCTTGATAATTATCTGGGTAAAAAATTAGCTGCGCGTGTACTTCGTACATGGGTAGAAGACTTCGTTGACGAGGATACCGGTGAAGTAGTATCTATTGAGCGTAACGAAGTGGTGATGGAGCGTGATACGATCCTTGATGAGAACGCAATCGAAACTATTTCTGAAATGGACGTGAAGAGCGTATTCATCCAGAAAGAAGAAGTGAGCGGTGACTACTCTATCATCTACAACACTTTAAATAAAGATACTTCGAACAGTGAACTGGAAGCTGTTCAGCACATCTACCGTCAATTGCGTGGTGCTGATGCTCCGGATAATGAAACTGCCCGTGGTATTATCGATAAATTATTCTTCTCTGACAAGCGTTATGACTTAGGTGAAGTTGGTCGTTACAAGATCAACCGTAAGTTGAACCTGAACTTCCCGCTTGAGAAGAAGGTATTAACCAAAGATGACATCATCGAGATCATCAAGTACCTGGTTCGTTTGACGAACAGTAAGGCTGAGATCGATGACATTGATCACCTGAGCAATCGTCGTGTACGTACTGTGGGTGAACAATTATATGCGCAGTTTGGTGTAGGTCTTGCCCGTATGGCTCGTACCATTCGTGAAAGAATGAACGTACGTGACAACGAGGTATTTACCCCGGTTGACCTGATCAACGCCCGTACATTGTCATCTGTTATCAACTCATTCTTTGGTACATCTCAATTATCCCAGTTCCTTGACCAAACAAACCCTCTAAGTGAGATCACGCACAAGCGTCGTATCTCCGCACTTGGACCCGGCGGTTTAAGTCGTGAAAGAGCTGGTTTTGAGGTTCGTGACGTACACTATAGCCACTACGGCCGTCTGTGTACCATCGAAACTCCGGAAGGTCCAAACATTGGTCTGATCTCTACACTTTGTGTACATGCTAAGATCAACGATATGGGCTTCATCGAGACCCCATACCACAAGGTTACACAGGGTAAAGTAGACATGAAAAATCTTACTTTCCTGAGTGCTGAAGAAGAAGACGAAAAGAAAATTGCGCAGGCTAGTTCTCCATTAAACGACAACAGCGAGTTTGCAGAAGAGCGCGTAGTTAGCCGTGAAACTGGTGACTTCCCTATACTTGATAAAAACGACGTGGAATACATGGATGTTGCGCCTAACCAGATCGTTGGTTTGAGTGCTTCTCTTATTCCATTCCTTGAGCACGATGATGCTAACCGTGCCTTGATGGGATCGAACATGCAACGCCAGGCTGTTCCGCTTATCCGTCCTGAAGCTCCAATTGTGGGTACAGGTTTGGAAGGAAAGGCAGCACGCGATGCACGTATCCAGATCCACGCAGAAGGTGATGGCGTAGTAGAATTCGTGGATGCTAAAGAAATACACGTTCGCTACACAAGAAACGAAGAGCAGAAACTGGTTTCATTTGAAGAGGACCTGATCGTTTACAAACTGACCAAGTTCATCAAAACCAACCAGGCTACCTGTATCAACCTTCGTCCTGCGGTGAAGAAAGGACAAGTAGTTAAGCTTGGAGATTTCCTTACTGAAGGATATGCAACAAAAGATGGCGAATTAGCACTTGGTAGAAACCTGAAAGTGGCATTCATGCCTTGGAAAGGATACAACTTCGAGGATGCGATCGTTATCAACGAAAAAGTAGTTCGTGAAGACTGGTATACTTCTATTCACATCGAAGAATTTGAACTGGAAGTACGTGATACTAAGTTGGGTGAAGAGGAGCTTACTCCAGACATTCCTAACGTAAGTGAAGATGCTACTAAAGACCTGGACGAGAACGGTATCATCCGTATTGGTGCCCAGGTAAAAGAAGGTGATATCATCATTGGTAAGATCACTCCAAAAGGAGAAAGCGATCCAACTCCTGAAGAGAAGTTGTTGAGAGCGATCTTCGGTGATAAAGCTGGTGATGCAAAAGATGCTTCTTTGAAAGCTCCATCTGGTACAGAAGGTGTGGTTATTGATAAGAAACTATTCCAGCGTGCTAAGAAGGATAAGAATACAAAAGTTCGTGAGAAAGCTATTCTTGAGAAGATCGAGAAAGTACACGAAAAGAATGTAGCTGATCAACTGGAAGTGTTACTGGACAAACTGCAAACACTGGTGAAGGAAAGACCTTCAGCTGGTGTAAGCAACAACTTCGGTGAAGTATTGATCGGTAAAGGTTCTAAGTTCAACCAGAAGAACCTTAGCCAGATCGATTACCAGAACGTAAATCCTCTAGGATGGACTGGTGATGCTAAGATTGATGACCAGATCAACACTCTGTTGCACAACTACAACATTAAGTACAACGAAGAATTAGGACGTTATAAGAGAGAGAAGTTCAACGTATCAATAGGTGATGAATTACCTGCTGGTGTATTGAAGCTTGCTAAAGTTTACCTGGCTGTTAAGCGTAAGCTGAAAGTGGGTGATAAGATGGCGGGTCGTCACGGAAACAAAGGTATTGTTGCTAAGATAGTAAGAGCTGAAGACATGCCATTCCTTGAAGACGGAACCCCGGTTGATATCGTTCTAAACCCACTTGGTGTACCTAGCCGTATGAACCTCGGACAGGTTTACGAAACCGTTCTTGGTTGGGCAGGAGAGAAGTTAGGATTGAAATTCGCTACGCCGATCTTCGACGGTGCTACCACTGAAGAGATCGCTGATAAGATAGCTGAAGCAGGTCTTCCAAGCTTTGGTCATACTTACCTGTATGATGGAGAAACCGGGGATCGTTTTGACCAGAAAGCTACAGTTGGTATCATCTACGTAATTAAGCTTCACCACATGGTTGATGACAAGATGCACGCACGTTCTATCGGACCGTACAGCTTGATCACGCAGCAGCCTCTGGGTGGTAAGGCACAATTTGGTGGTCAGCGTTTTGGTGAGATGGAGGTTTGGGCACTGGAAGCATATGGTGCATCTAACATCTTGCAGGAATTGTTGACGCTGAAGTCGGATGATATCATCGGACGTGCTAAGACTTACGAAGCAATTGTAAAAGGTGAGAATATACCAAGAGCAGGTATCCCAGAATCATTCAATGTACTTGTACATGAATTGAGAGGTTTGGGTCTTGATCTGAAGTTTGACTAGCCTATAAAGAAGTGCCTCACTCTTTGAGAGTGAGGCACTTTAATCCTTTAGGCCGATGAACAGCAAACAAACAGCTGAAGTGTGCGACGCAACGGAAGTTGAATAGCGAACGGAAGCTGGAAACAAAAAAGTAAAATCGTAATTACGATATATGGCAATGAATAAAAGAGATAACCGTCCAAGGCCAACGTTTTCTAAGATCACGATTGGTTTGGCGTCTCCCGACAGCATTCTTGAGAAGAGCTTCGGCGAGGTTTTAAAGCCTGAGACTATCAACTATCGTACGTATAAGCCTGAAAGAGATGGTTTGTTCTGCGAAAGGATTTTTGGTCCGGTGAAGGATTATGAGTGTGCTTGCGGTAAGTACAAGCGTATCCGTTACAAGGGTATCGTGTGCGACCGTTGTGGTGTTGAGGTTACAGAAAAGAAAGTACGTCGTGAAAGAATGGGTCACATCAA
Coding sequences within it:
- the rpoB gene encoding DNA-directed RNA polymerase subunit beta translates to MSSTKVQNRVSFGKIKNLSETPDLLDIQLQSFQDFFQLETTPDKRNVEGLFRVFKENFPITDTRNIFVLEFLDYFIDPPRYSIDECMERGLTYAVPLKAKLRLSCNDEEHVDFQTIVQDVFLGNIPYMTPRGTFVVNGAERVVVSQLHRSPGVFFGQSIHPNGTKIYSARVIPFKGAWMEFATDINNVMYAYIDRKKKFPVTTLLRSIGFETDKDILELFGMADEVKAEKKTLDNYLGKKLAARVLRTWVEDFVDEDTGEVVSIERNEVVMERDTILDENAIETISEMDVKSVFIQKEEVSGDYSIIYNTLNKDTSNSELEAVQHIYRQLRGADAPDNETARGIIDKLFFSDKRYDLGEVGRYKINRKLNLNFPLEKKVLTKDDIIEIIKYLVRLTNSKAEIDDIDHLSNRRVRTVGEQLYAQFGVGLARMARTIRERMNVRDNEVFTPVDLINARTLSSVINSFFGTSQLSQFLDQTNPLSEITHKRRISALGPGGLSRERAGFEVRDVHYSHYGRLCTIETPEGPNIGLISTLCVHAKINDMGFIETPYHKVTQGKVDMKNLTFLSAEEEDEKKIAQASSPLNDNSEFAEERVVSRETGDFPILDKNDVEYMDVAPNQIVGLSASLIPFLEHDDANRALMGSNMQRQAVPLIRPEAPIVGTGLEGKAARDARIQIHAEGDGVVEFVDAKEIHVRYTRNEEQKLVSFEEDLIVYKLTKFIKTNQATCINLRPAVKKGQVVKLGDFLTEGYATKDGELALGRNLKVAFMPWKGYNFEDAIVINEKVVREDWYTSIHIEEFELEVRDTKLGEEELTPDIPNVSEDATKDLDENGIIRIGAQVKEGDIIIGKITPKGESDPTPEEKLLRAIFGDKAGDAKDASLKAPSGTEGVVIDKKLFQRAKKDKNTKVREKAILEKIEKVHEKNVADQLEVLLDKLQTLVKERPSAGVSNNFGEVLIGKGSKFNQKNLSQIDYQNVNPLGWTGDAKIDDQINTLLHNYNIKYNEELGRYKREKFNVSIGDELPAGVLKLAKVYLAVKRKLKVGDKMAGRHGNKGIVAKIVRAEDMPFLEDGTPVDIVLNPLGVPSRMNLGQVYETVLGWAGEKLGLKFATPIFDGATTEEIADKIAEAGLPSFGHTYLYDGETGDRFDQKATVGIIYVIKLHHMVDDKMHARSIGPYSLITQQPLGGKAQFGGQRFGEMEVWALEAYGASNILQELLTLKSDDIIGRAKTYEAIVKGENIPRAGIPESFNVLVHELRGLGLDLKFD